A single region of the Sulfitobacter geojensis genome encodes:
- the xsc gene encoding sulfoacetaldehyde acetyltransferase, whose translation MKMTTEEAFVKVLQMHGIDNAFGIIGSAMMPISDLFPAAGIKFWDCAHETSGGMIADGYTRASGKMSMAIAQNGPGITNFVTPIKTAYWNHTPMLLVTPQAANKTIGQGGFQEIEQMKLFEDMVCYQEEVRDPSRMAEVLNRVIEKAWRGSAPAQINVPRDFWTQVIDIELPQIIRLERPQGGEQAVKDAAKLLSEAEFPVILNGAGVILSGGIDASAKLAEALDAPVACNYQHNDAFPGSHPLAIGPLGYNGSKAAMEIIQKADVVLALGNRLNPFSTLPGYGINYWPTEAKVIQVDINSDRIGLTKKVDVAIQGDAKRVAEQLLENLSAGAGDKGRQERKDLVGLTKSRWAQELSSMDHEDDEDEGIDWNERARKAKPDHMAPRQAWRAIMSALPKDAIISSDIGNNCAIGNAYPSFEKGRKYLAPGLFGPCGYGLPAILGAKIGCPDVPVVGFAGDGAFGISMNEMTACGRGDWPAITMVIFRNYQWGAEKRNTTLWFEDNFVGTELNEGVNYAEIAKGCGLKGVQVTGMEQLTIALDTAVKEQMKEGVTTFIEVILNQELGEPFRRDAMKKPVSVAGISKDDMRPQANA comes from the coding sequence ATGAAAATGACCACCGAAGAAGCGTTTGTAAAAGTTTTACAAATGCACGGCATCGACAATGCTTTCGGGATCATCGGCTCCGCCATGATGCCGATCTCTGATCTGTTTCCAGCGGCTGGTATCAAATTCTGGGACTGCGCGCATGAAACATCTGGTGGCATGATCGCGGATGGTTACACCCGCGCGTCCGGCAAAATGTCCATGGCTATCGCGCAGAACGGTCCCGGCATCACCAACTTCGTTACTCCGATCAAGACGGCATACTGGAACCACACACCGATGCTGCTGGTCACACCACAAGCCGCGAACAAGACGATCGGTCAGGGCGGTTTTCAGGAAATCGAACAGATGAAATTGTTCGAAGACATGGTTTGCTATCAGGAAGAAGTCCGCGACCCGTCCCGCATGGCAGAGGTTCTGAACCGTGTGATCGAGAAAGCATGGCGCGGTTCGGCTCCTGCGCAGATCAACGTGCCGCGCGATTTCTGGACGCAGGTCATCGACATCGAACTGCCCCAGATCATCCGGCTTGAGCGCCCTCAGGGCGGTGAACAGGCTGTGAAAGACGCGGCAAAACTGCTTTCCGAAGCAGAATTCCCTGTCATCCTGAACGGTGCGGGCGTGATCCTGTCCGGCGGCATTGATGCCTCTGCCAAACTGGCCGAAGCACTGGATGCGCCGGTTGCCTGTAACTACCAGCACAATGACGCCTTCCCCGGCTCGCACCCGCTGGCGATTGGTCCGCTGGGCTACAACGGGTCCAAGGCCGCGATGGAGATCATCCAGAAAGCGGACGTTGTGCTTGCGCTCGGCAACCGCCTGAACCCGTTCTCGACCCTGCCCGGTTACGGCATCAACTACTGGCCAACCGAAGCCAAAGTCATTCAGGTCGACATCAACTCCGACCGGATCGGTCTGACCAAAAAGGTCGATGTGGCAATTCAGGGCGACGCCAAGCGCGTGGCAGAGCAATTGCTGGAGAACCTGTCAGCCGGTGCCGGTGACAAGGGGCGTCAGGAACGCAAAGATCTGGTCGGCCTGACAAAATCCCGCTGGGCTCAGGAACTGTCGTCGATGGATCACGAGGATGACGAGGACGAAGGCATTGATTGGAACGAGCGTGCCCGCAAAGCCAAGCCCGACCACATGGCACCGCGTCAGGCATGGCGTGCAATCATGTCGGCACTGCCAAAAGATGCGATCATTTCGTCTGACATCGGCAACAATTGTGCCATCGGCAACGCCTATCCGTCATTCGAGAAAGGCCGCAAATATCTAGCACCGGGTCTGTTCGGCCCGTGCGGATACGGCTTGCCCGCTATCCTTGGCGCCAAGATCGGCTGCCCTGACGTGCCTGTCGTGGGCTTCGCAGGTGACGGCGCATTCGGCATCTCGATGAACGAGATGACGGCCTGTGGCCGTGGCGACTGGCCTGCAATCACCATGGTTATCTTCCGCAACTACCAGTGGGGTGCCGAAAAGCGGAACACGACCCTGTGGTTCGAAGATAACTTTGTCGGCACCGAGCTGAACGAAGGCGTCAACTATGCCGAGATCGCCAAAGGCTGCGGCCTAAAAGGCGTGCAGGTTACCGGCATGGAACAGCTGACAATCGCTCTGGACACGGCTGTGAAAGAGCAGATGAAAGAAGGCGTAACCACCTTTATTGAGGTTATCCTCAATCAGGAACTGGGCGAGCCTTTCCGCCGCGATGCCATGAAGAAACCGGTGTCTGTGGCGGGCATCAGCAAAGACGACATGCGCCCGCAGGCAAACGCATAA
- a CDS encoding NAD(P)/FAD-dependent oxidoreductase has protein sequence MKQSDAFWNVTAPQGEIRAALDGDIRCDVAIVGAGFTGLRAALLLAEAGTDVAVFEAGDVANGASGRSGGQVNPMLPVAKPDDLRRAVGPKYFETLAEAALKSADDLFELVEKYQIRCEARQKGWLRADHCDAARVTAQENAALWNKLGAEFEFVGRDEVKRLTGAHGYASGTVSPRGGAVQPLALTRGLDRVARGAGARVYSHSPVTKLAAEGGQWVLDVNGHRVVAEKVIVATNGYTDHLVAGLKRSVLPLTSIQIATEPLEEDRLAALCPEGHTISDTRRLIMYCRRETGRQFIYGGMGYRTPTGGVGGWSWLYKDAARIFPGLKGVKWSYRWGGTVALTPERVPHLFEPQSGLICGLGYNGRGVAMSLVMGREMARRALGTPSEDLPIPVAAMKPYPFREPQVLGAGVAMSYWRMLDQREMGLRAG, from the coding sequence ATGAAACAATCAGATGCGTTCTGGAACGTAACCGCACCACAGGGCGAAATTCGCGCGGCGCTCGACGGGGATATCCGGTGTGATGTCGCCATTGTCGGGGCCGGATTTACCGGTTTGCGCGCGGCCTTGTTATTGGCCGAGGCGGGCACGGATGTGGCCGTCTTTGAGGCGGGGGATGTGGCCAATGGCGCGTCGGGGCGCAGCGGCGGTCAGGTGAACCCGATGTTGCCGGTGGCCAAGCCCGACGATCTGCGCCGCGCGGTCGGACCGAAGTATTTTGAAACACTGGCAGAAGCGGCGCTGAAATCAGCGGATGATTTGTTCGAGCTGGTCGAGAAATACCAAATCCGGTGCGAAGCACGGCAGAAGGGATGGTTGCGGGCGGATCATTGCGATGCCGCGCGGGTGACCGCACAGGAAAACGCAGCGCTTTGGAACAAGCTGGGCGCGGAGTTTGAGTTTGTCGGACGGGACGAGGTGAAACGGCTGACCGGCGCGCACGGGTATGCCTCGGGGACGGTCAGTCCGCGCGGCGGGGCGGTGCAGCCCTTGGCACTGACGCGAGGGCTTGACCGCGTGGCGCGCGGCGCGGGGGCAAGAGTTTATAGTCATTCGCCGGTGACCAAGCTGGCGGCCGAAGGCGGGCAGTGGGTGCTGGACGTGAACGGACACCGTGTGGTCGCCGAAAAGGTGATCGTGGCGACAAATGGCTATACGGATCATCTGGTGGCGGGGTTGAAGCGGTCGGTTCTGCCGCTGACCTCGATCCAGATTGCCACCGAGCCGTTGGAAGAGGACCGGCTGGCCGCGCTTTGCCCTGAGGGGCATACGATTTCGGACACGCGCCGGTTGATCATGTATTGCCGCCGCGAAACGGGACGGCAGTTTATCTATGGCGGGATGGGATACCGGACGCCGACAGGCGGTGTGGGCGGTTGGTCGTGGCTGTACAAGGATGCGGCACGGATATTTCCGGGCTTGAAGGGGGTCAAATGGTCATATCGCTGGGGCGGGACCGTGGCGCTGACGCCGGAGCGGGTGCCGCATTTGTTTGAGCCGCAGTCGGGGCTGATTTGCGGGCTGGGCTATAACGGGCGCGGTGTCGCGATGAGCCTTGTGATGGGGCGCGAGATGGCGCGGCGCGCGTTGGGTACACCGTCCGAAGATTTGCCGATACCTGTCGCCGCGATGAAGCCCTATCCGTTTCGTGAGCCGCAAGTGCTGGGGGCCGGTGTTGCCATGTCCTATTGGCGGATGCTGGATCAGCGCGAAATGGGGCTGCGGGCGGGGTAA
- a CDS encoding PLP-dependent aminotransferase family protein: MALPVETFFLHPEAQGTLQQQIQQMIAQGILSGRFQQGEKLPSTRKLASHLGVSRITVTIAYTELLANDYLSSKGRSGYFVSENAPSPPSFTASPESQDAVDWTRAIGQKFSGGSALSKPQDWARFRYPFIYGQADQTLFDHANWRLCALQALGQKDFTALTTDYYDQDDPQLIEFIARHTLPRRGITARPEQILITLGAQNALWLTTQVLLTQRRNAVLEDPCYPALRDILSQSRCNVTPVRVDQDGLPPDAIPPETHVVFTTPSHQCPTNATMPMERRHALLDRAREMEALIVEDDYEFEMSFLKSPSPALKSLDTDGRVIYVGSFSKSLFPGLRLGYLVGSEPFIREARALRASVLRHAPGHIQRTAAYFLSLGHYDALIRRMGTALHERRRLMEDALAAHDLRISGRGYFGGSSFWMRAPDHVNTDDLARRLQSKGVLIEPGRAFFAGSHQPSNYYRLAYSSIPAARIREGVDLIAREIEATR; this comes from the coding sequence ATGGCCCTACCTGTCGAAACCTTTTTCCTCCATCCCGAAGCGCAAGGCACGCTGCAACAGCAGATCCAGCAGATGATTGCCCAAGGCATTCTATCGGGTCGCTTCCAGCAGGGTGAGAAGCTGCCCTCGACGCGCAAACTCGCGTCACATCTTGGCGTCAGCCGCATCACCGTCACCATCGCCTACACCGAATTGCTGGCAAACGACTACCTCTCGTCCAAGGGCCGTTCGGGCTATTTCGTCTCGGAAAACGCGCCCTCGCCGCCGTCGTTCACAGCCTCTCCCGAAAGTCAGGATGCCGTCGACTGGACCCGCGCCATCGGGCAGAAATTCAGCGGCGGGTCGGCGTTGTCCAAACCTCAGGACTGGGCCAGATTTCGCTATCCTTTCATCTACGGACAGGCTGATCAGACCCTGTTTGATCACGCCAACTGGCGGCTCTGCGCCCTTCAGGCTTTGGGGCAAAAAGACTTTACCGCGCTGACCACTGATTACTATGATCAGGACGATCCGCAGCTGATCGAATTCATCGCCCGCCACACCCTGCCGCGCCGTGGCATCACCGCACGGCCTGAACAAATCCTCATCACACTGGGCGCGCAGAATGCCCTCTGGCTGACCACTCAGGTGCTTTTGACCCAGCGCCGGAATGCAGTTCTGGAAGACCCATGTTACCCCGCGCTGCGCGACATCCTGTCCCAATCTCGATGCAACGTAACCCCTGTGCGCGTTGACCAAGACGGGCTTCCGCCCGATGCGATCCCGCCTGAAACCCATGTTGTTTTCACCACCCCCAGCCACCAGTGCCCCACCAATGCGACCATGCCGATGGAGCGGCGTCACGCCCTGCTTGACCGCGCCCGCGAGATGGAGGCATTGATTGTCGAGGACGACTATGAATTTGAAATGTCCTTTCTCAAATCCCCCTCTCCCGCGCTGAAATCTCTCGATACAGATGGCCGCGTGATCTATGTCGGCAGCTTCTCCAAATCGCTGTTTCCGGGTCTGCGTCTTGGGTATCTGGTCGGTTCCGAACCGTTCATCCGCGAGGCCCGTGCACTGCGGGCTTCTGTGCTGCGCCACGCGCCGGGTCACATTCAGCGCACCGCCGCCTATTTCCTGTCGCTTGGCCATTACGACGCCCTGATCCGGCGCATGGGCACCGCCCTGCATGAACGCCGCCGCCTGATGGAGGACGCGCTGGCCGCGCATGATCTGCGCATTTCCGGTCGCGGCTATTTCGGGGGCTCGTCTTTCTGGATGCGGGCGCCCGATCACGTCAACACAGATGACCTTGCCCGCAGGTTGCAATCCAAGGGCGTCCTGATCGAACCCGGCCGCGCGTTTTTTGCCGGCTCCCATCAACCATCCAACTATTACCGGCTCGCCTATTCCTCCATCCCTGCGGCCCGCATCCGCGAAGGCGTAGACCTCATCGCCCGCGAGATTGAGGCCACAAGATGA
- a CDS encoding DUF4214 domain-containing protein, with protein sequence MPSPVSEYPPVLIDALTPYTSTDVIQSSNVTFSFLGGGVNVEAGETSADDVPSIAWTETQKDYVRDIFTYISTVVDLTFTETAVGGGVNIEFAQVAAFSDPTLTGFSVPLAPGISQIVVPTEYADLDDVTLIHEIGHSLGLSHPFDGTSKLPGVDVDSDLGTFALNTELATRLSYNPGAHADYPGLDITGEPLAFGALDIAALQLLYGVNTSTGAGDTVYGVDPALITIWDNGGHDLIDFSSANDDAVIDLRAATLELEANGGGYLSYIGANGGTVANGGYTIAFGVEVEEARGGSGADMITGNTLNNLLSGNGGDDMLTGGAGFDTALYTGAQGNYTLTLSAANTTIQDRRGDGDGTDTLVEIEALAFGDSAVAPFDLTKFAGTQTLSEAQMHSFVELYIAYFNRAPDAVGLNFWGTAFANGTTLEQMATLFIDQDETRATYAADLSNADFVTAVYANVLGRTGDQAGIDFWLGHLDDGTVGRDQFILGVLEGAKTPIVGGSNEQIAQQISDQQHLSIKTDIGAYYSVTKGMSDVDNAAAAMALYDGSAGSVTAAQAAIDGYFATAVESDSGMFLMPLVGVLDDPFGGVA encoded by the coding sequence ATGCCCAGCCCAGTTTCAGAATATCCACCGGTGCTTATCGATGCATTGACGCCCTATACGTCAACAGACGTTATTCAGTCGTCTAACGTCACTTTCAGTTTTTTGGGGGGCGGGGTGAATGTAGAGGCCGGCGAAACCAGCGCTGATGATGTGCCGTCAATTGCCTGGACCGAAACCCAGAAGGATTACGTCCGCGATATTTTCACCTATATCTCGACTGTCGTGGACCTCACCTTTACGGAAACGGCGGTGGGCGGCGGCGTGAACATCGAGTTCGCGCAGGTTGCGGCCTTTTCCGACCCGACGCTTACCGGTTTTTCCGTGCCGCTGGCACCGGGGATTTCGCAGATTGTTGTGCCCACGGAATATGCCGATCTGGATGACGTGACGCTGATCCACGAGATTGGTCATTCGCTGGGGCTGAGCCATCCGTTTGACGGCACAAGCAAACTGCCGGGGGTCGATGTGGATAGCGACCTTGGCACGTTTGCGTTGAACACCGAACTGGCGACGCGCCTGTCCTATAACCCCGGTGCCCATGCGGATTATCCGGGGCTCGATATCACGGGCGAGCCGCTGGCATTCGGGGCATTGGACATCGCCGCGTTGCAGCTGCTTTATGGTGTGAATACCAGCACAGGGGCGGGCGATACGGTTTATGGCGTTGATCCGGCGCTGATCACGATCTGGGACAATGGCGGCCATGACCTGATCGATTTCTCCAGCGCGAACGACGATGCGGTGATTGATCTGCGCGCCGCCACGCTTGAGCTTGAGGCGAACGGGGGGGGATATCTTTCGTACATCGGCGCAAACGGCGGCACGGTTGCCAATGGCGGCTATACGATTGCTTTCGGTGTCGAGGTCGAGGAGGCGCGGGGCGGTTCAGGCGCGGACATGATCACCGGCAATACATTGAACAACCTGCTAAGCGGGAATGGCGGCGATGACATGCTGACCGGCGGTGCGGGATTTGACACGGCACTTTATACCGGCGCGCAGGGCAATTATACCCTGACATTGAGCGCGGCCAACACAACAATTCAAGACCGGCGCGGCGACGGGGACGGCACCGATACGCTGGTCGAGATCGAGGCGCTGGCCTTTGGCGATAGTGCCGTCGCACCGTTTGATTTGACGAAATTCGCAGGAACGCAGACCCTGAGTGAAGCGCAGATGCACAGCTTTGTGGAGCTTTACATCGCTTATTTCAATCGTGCACCGGATGCGGTTGGCCTGAACTTCTGGGGCACCGCCTTTGCCAATGGTACCACGCTGGAGCAGATGGCGACCCTGTTCATTGATCAGGATGAAACACGCGCAACCTATGCCGCCGATCTAAGCAACGCGGATTTTGTCACGGCTGTTTATGCCAATGTGCTGGGCCGTACGGGCGATCAGGCGGGCATTGATTTCTGGCTGGGGCATCTGGATGATGGCACCGTCGGGCGCGATCAGTTTATTCTGGGTGTCCTTGAAGGGGCGAAGACGCCGATCGTGGGCGGTAGCAATGAACAAATTGCCCAGCAGATTTCCGACCAGCAGCATCTGAGCATCAAGACGGATATCGGGGCCTATTATTCGGTCACCAAAGGCATGTCGGATGTGGATAACGCGGCCGCGGCGATGGCGCTGTATGATGGGTCTGCGGGCAGTGTGACGGCGGCGCAGGCCGCGATCGACGGCTATTTCGCGACGGCGGTCGAAAGCGACAGCGGCATGTTCCTGATGCCATTGGTCGGCGTGCTGGACGATCCGTTTGGCGGTGTCGCCTAG
- the pta gene encoding phosphate acetyltransferase translates to MTMLHELRTRAASRPAHIVLSEGHDPRIVAGALEAVREGIARITLVGSATIVTGLMKEVGATEADLIAIEDPATSDMTQEVARTYYDLRKHKGIREDFAAEQARDPLVFAAMMVRNGHADGTVGGAVHTTSDTVRAALQVIGKAKDAPLVSSFFLMALPDNHPSGRAAMTFGDCGLVIDPDADELAAIAASSAASHRQLLDEAPKIALLSFSTMGSAKHPNVTKVSDAASILKERHPDLEADGELQFDAAFVPSVGKSKAPESSVAGHANVMIFPNLDAGNIGYKIAQRIGGCDAIGPVLQGLTKPANDLSRGCTAEDVTNMIAVTALQANGND, encoded by the coding sequence ATGACAATGCTGCATGAGTTACGCACCCGCGCGGCGTCCCGGCCTGCCCATATCGTCCTAAGCGAAGGCCACGATCCCCGGATCGTGGCCGGCGCGCTTGAAGCTGTGCGTGAAGGTATCGCGCGTATCACGTTGGTCGGTTCTGCGACAATCGTGACCGGCCTTATGAAAGAGGTGGGCGCAACCGAAGCTGATTTGATCGCCATCGAAGATCCGGCAACGTCCGATATGACGCAAGAGGTCGCCAGAACCTATTACGACCTGCGCAAACATAAAGGTATCCGCGAGGATTTCGCCGCCGAACAGGCCCGCGATCCGCTGGTATTTGCCGCGATGATGGTGCGCAACGGCCATGCGGATGGCACCGTTGGCGGCGCTGTACATACCACATCCGATACCGTGCGTGCCGCCTTGCAGGTCATCGGCAAAGCCAAGGATGCGCCGCTTGTTTCCAGCTTTTTCCTGATGGCTTTGCCGGATAATCATCCGTCAGGCCGTGCTGCGATGACCTTTGGCGATTGCGGCCTGGTGATTGACCCCGATGCAGACGAGCTTGCGGCCATTGCCGCTTCTTCTGCCGCGTCGCACCGCCAATTGCTTGATGAAGCGCCCAAAATCGCTTTGCTCAGCTTCTCGACCATGGGCAGCGCGAAGCATCCCAATGTGACCAAAGTCAGCGATGCGGCCAGCATTCTGAAAGAGCGTCATCCCGATCTTGAAGCCGATGGAGAGCTGCAATTCGACGCGGCTTTCGTCCCGTCGGTAGGCAAGTCCAAGGCACCGGAGTCCTCCGTGGCGGGACATGCGAACGTGATGATTTTTCCCAACCTTGATGCTGGCAATATCGGCTATAAGATCGCGCAGCGGATTGGTGGCTGTGATGCAATCGGTCCCGTTCTTCAGGGCCTCACCAAACCGGCAAACGATCTGTCGCGCGGCTGTACGGCAGAGGACGTGACCAACATGATCGCGGTCACGGCTCTTCAGGCAAACGGCAATGACTGA
- a CDS encoding glycine zipper 2TM domain-containing protein translates to MKKLLLSVPLMAALAACADQQTSTLAGAAVGASAGAAVSGDDDKILGALVGGAAGAAAGSYIGKTQSGSCVYQRPDGSRYNAACP, encoded by the coding sequence ATGAAAAAGCTACTTCTTTCCGTACCGTTGATGGCCGCTCTGGCCGCTTGTGCCGACCAACAAACCAGCACGCTTGCCGGTGCCGCAGTTGGCGCATCCGCCGGTGCTGCGGTTTCCGGTGATGACGACAAAATTCTCGGCGCGCTGGTCGGGGGTGCAGCCGGTGCAGCCGCGGGCAGCTATATCGGCAAGACCCAATCAGGGTCCTGCGTCTATCAGCGTCCAGACGGCTCACGTTACAACGCGGCATGCCCGTAA
- a CDS encoding BrnA antitoxin family protein: protein MNKKDAFTQMMYELEDLQLGMRDEWLQDSLPLEWDGMEYGSPSPRAKTRVTIRIDSDMLRWFRKMGPGYGPRMNQILRIYWTALLGGGIKGYPDDNNIPRLLNKGNARMREMYKDFP from the coding sequence ATGAACAAAAAAGATGCCTTTACGCAGATGATGTACGAGTTGGAGGATCTGCAACTCGGGATGCGGGACGAGTGGTTGCAGGACAGCTTGCCCCTGGAGTGGGACGGAATGGAATATGGATCACCCAGCCCGCGCGCCAAGACACGGGTCACGATCCGCATCGACAGCGATATGCTGCGTTGGTTTCGCAAGATGGGGCCGGGGTATGGGCCGAGGATGAACCAGATTTTGCGGATTTACTGGACGGCGCTGTTGGGCGGCGGGATCAAAGGGTATCCGGACGACAACAATATTCCGCGCCTGTTGAACAAGGGCAACGCGCGGATGCGGGAAATGTATAAGGATTTTCCCTGA
- a CDS encoding aspartate aminotransferase family protein, giving the protein MDGNFNENDISRVVEADRAHIWHHLSQHKQYMNDDAAQQVDPRIIVEGKGMRVWDQKGKEHLDGVSGGVWTVNVGYGRERIANAVRDQLIKLNYFAGSAGSIPGSNFAEKLISKMPGMSRVYYANSGSEANEKGFKIVRQIAHKKYGGKKHKVLYRDRDYHGTTITSLSAGGQDERGAQYGPFTPGFIRVPHCMEYRAFEQDGAPQENYGVWAADQIEKVILAEGPDTVGGLCLEPVTAGGGVITPPDGYWDRVQEICKKYDILLHIDEVVCGVGRTGTWFGYQNYGIKPDMVTMAKGVASGYAAISCLVTTEEVFDMFKDDASDPLNYFRDISTFGGCTAGPTAGLENMAIIEEEGLLDNTVQMGDYMLDQLRALSDKHAIIGDVRGKGLFLGAELVADRDTRAPAAEAQVAAVVGDCMNQGVIIGMTNRSVPGKNNTLCFSPALIAQKDDIDQIITAVDGALGRVFA; this is encoded by the coding sequence ATGGACGGCAACTTCAACGAAAATGACATCTCCCGCGTTGTCGAGGCAGACCGCGCCCACATCTGGCACCACCTGAGCCAGCACAAGCAGTACATGAACGACGACGCAGCCCAGCAGGTCGATCCCCGCATCATCGTCGAAGGCAAAGGCATGCGCGTTTGGGACCAAAAGGGCAAAGAGCACCTTGATGGCGTCTCCGGCGGGGTCTGGACCGTCAACGTCGGCTACGGCCGCGAACGCATCGCCAATGCCGTGCGCGACCAGCTGATCAAACTGAACTATTTCGCAGGCTCCGCCGGCTCTATCCCCGGTTCGAACTTCGCTGAAAAACTGATCTCCAAGATGCCCGGCATGTCCCGCGTCTATTACGCCAACTCCGGCAGCGAGGCGAACGAGAAGGGCTTTAAAATCGTCCGCCAGATCGCTCACAAAAAATACGGCGGTAAAAAGCACAAGGTCCTCTACCGCGACCGCGACTATCACGGCACCACCATCACCTCCCTCTCCGCCGGTGGACAGGACGAACGCGGCGCACAATACGGCCCCTTCACCCCCGGATTTATCCGCGTGCCCCACTGCATGGAATACCGCGCGTTTGAACAAGACGGCGCGCCGCAGGAAAACTACGGCGTCTGGGCCGCCGACCAGATCGAAAAGGTTATCCTTGCCGAAGGTCCCGACACCGTCGGCGGCCTCTGCCTTGAACCGGTGACCGCGGGCGGCGGCGTCATCACCCCGCCAGACGGCTATTGGGACCGCGTTCAGGAAATCTGCAAAAAGTACGACATCCTGCTGCACATCGACGAAGTCGTCTGCGGCGTCGGGCGTACCGGCACATGGTTCGGCTATCAGAACTACGGCATCAAACCCGATATGGTCACAATGGCCAAAGGGGTCGCGTCCGGTTACGCCGCCATTTCCTGCCTTGTGACCACCGAAGAAGTCTTTGACATGTTCAAGGACGACGCCTCCGACCCGCTCAACTATTTCCGCGATATTTCCACCTTTGGCGGGTGTACCGCTGGCCCGACAGCGGGCCTCGAAAACATGGCGATCATCGAAGAGGAAGGCCTGCTCGATAACACCGTTCAGATGGGCGACTATATGCTCGACCAACTGCGCGCCCTGTCCGACAAACACGCCATCATCGGCGATGTGCGCGGCAAGGGGCTGTTTCTCGGCGCCGAACTGGTTGCAGACCGCGACACCCGCGCACCCGCCGCCGAAGCGCAGGTTGCCGCCGTGGTTGGCGATTGTATGAACCAAGGCGTGATCATCGGCATGACCAACCGCTCCGTGCCCGGCAAGAACAACACCCTGTGTTTCTCGCCCGCCCTGATCGCGCAAAAAGACGACATCGACCAGATCATCACCGCGGTTGACGGTGCCTTGGGTCGTGTATTCGCCTGA
- a CDS encoding ABC transporter substrate-binding protein, producing MIKKTVTGFVAGAVMAISGQAAMADGHGEITVAYFLEWPMPFLAAKASGEYEKALGKKINWVSFETGTAMSAAMASGDVQISVSQGVPPFVVAASGGQDIQVVDVAVSYSENDGCVVHADLEIDKDSAGELAGKKVAVPLGTAAHYGFLRTMDHFGIDLSTLSVVDMAPPEGAAALSQKAVDFACGYGGGLSRMKEYGNVILTGPEKEELGILVFDVTSVPAAYAAENGEELTKFLKVTAAANAAWAADPNDELLAAIAEQAGMDLEAARSSIATMAFPSVDEQLSGKWLGGNAQTYMKGVADVFVNAGSIDSALDSYEGAVNTAPLMATK from the coding sequence ATGATCAAGAAGACAGTAACAGGATTTGTTGCCGGTGCCGTAATGGCGATTTCCGGTCAGGCAGCAATGGCGGATGGCCACGGTGAAATCACCGTTGCGTATTTCCTTGAGTGGCCAATGCCATTCCTCGCGGCCAAAGCATCCGGCGAATATGAAAAAGCGCTGGGCAAGAAAATCAACTGGGTTTCCTTCGAGACCGGTACAGCAATGTCCGCCGCGATGGCATCCGGTGACGTGCAGATTTCCGTGTCGCAGGGTGTGCCGCCCTTCGTTGTGGCCGCATCCGGTGGTCAGGACATTCAGGTTGTAGACGTCGCGGTGTCCTATTCCGAAAATGACGGCTGTGTTGTGCACGCCGATCTGGAAATCGACAAGGATTCTGCAGGCGAGCTTGCCGGCAAGAAAGTTGCCGTGCCTTTGGGGACTGCTGCGCACTATGGTTTCCTGCGCACGATGGACCACTTTGGCATCGACCTGTCCACCCTGTCCGTTGTTGACATGGCACCACCGGAAGGTGCCGCGGCGTTGAGCCAGAAGGCGGTTGATTTCGCCTGTGGGTACGGCGGTGGTTTGTCGCGTATGAAAGAATACGGCAACGTGATCCTGACGGGCCCGGAAAAGGAAGAGCTGGGCATTCTGGTCTTTGATGTGACATCCGTTCCTGCTGCCTATGCAGCTGAAAACGGTGAGGAACTGACCAAGTTTCTTAAAGTGACAGCCGCGGCCAACGCAGCATGGGCCGCTGATCCAAACGACGAATTGCTCGCCGCAATTGCAGAGCAGGCCGGTATGGATCTGGAAGCAGCGCGTTCGTCCATCGCGACAATGGCGTTCCCGTCTGTTGACGAGCAGCTCTCGGGTAAATGGCTGGGCGGCAATGCGCAGACTTACATGAAGGGTGTGGCCGATGTGTTCGTGAACGCAGGCTCCATCGATTCGGCTTTGGACAGCTATGAGGGTGCGGTGAACACAGCGCCTTTGATGGCGACCAAGTAA